ATGCTTTCCTTAGGCGTTATTGAGCCGTCGAATTCTGAATGGAGTTCTCCTATGCGTCTAGTGCTAAAACCTAACAAAGTTAGGCTATGCCTAGATGCTAGGAAACTCAACCTTGTTACCAGAAAGGATACATATCCCTTACCTTCTATTGAAGGGATTTTTGCAAGACTCCCGAAGGCTCATCTGATATCGAAACTGGATCTGAAAGATGCCTATTGGCAGATCGCTTTGGATGATAAGTCCAAAGCCTACACAGCGTTTACCATTCCGGGGAGGCCGCTATATCAATTTGTTGTTATGCCCTTCGGGTTATGCAACGCCCCCCAAACAATGTGTAGGCTGATGGACGAAATCATTCCAAGTGATCTTCGCCACAGCGTATTTGGCTATCTTGACGATTTAGTTATCGTATCAGAAGATTTTGAGACTCACTTAGAAGTTCTTATTAGAATTGCGTCCCAATTTAGAAGAGCAAATCTTACACTTAACGTATCTAAGAGTAAATTTTGCGTAACAAGGGTTAACTACCTGGGCTATGTCATAGGTAATGGTGGAATTTCAACAGATCCTGAAAAGGTAAGTGCAATTGTGAAGTGGCCGGTACCGAAGAATTGGAAACAAGTCCGCGGATTTCTTTGACTTGCAGGAAGGTACCGCCGCTTCATTGAAAACTTTTCATCCGTTGTATTCCCCATTACCGAAGTGCTATCTACCAAAAAGAAGTTCGTATGGACAACTGAGGCTGAATTGACATTTCAGAAAATTAAATCCCTGCTAACCACCGCTCCAGTTTTGATTAATCCGGATTTCAACAGGAAATTCTATATCCACTGTGACGCCAGCGACTATGGCGTAGGCGCTGTGCTGGTTCAACTAGACGACGAGCAAAACGAGCGTCCTATTGCTTATATGAGCCGAAAGTTGAACTCAGCACAACGCAATTACAGCGTCACCGAGAGGGAGTGCTTAGCAGCAATCGAAGCCATTAGGAAATTCAGATGTTACGTTGAAATGCAAGATTTTGAAGTCGTAACGGACCATGCCAGTCTCGTATGGCTAATGCGACAACAAAATCTGAGCGGTAGGTTAGCTAGGTGGACTTTGGAACTACAGTCCTATAATTTCACGGTAAGCCACCGTAAAGGCAAGGAACATATCGTACCAGATGCTTTATCAAGGATGTTTGAGGGTGAGATATGCTCGCTTGAATCGATTGGAACGGAAGTGGACTTGTCATCCACTCACTTTGATGATGATGACTATCTTGAACTTCAAAAGAAAGTGACagaaaattcggaaaaatatCCGGATATTAAGATTGTGGACAAATATGTTTATATACGCACTGAACACTATACCGGAGATGAGAGTCAGGAGAGGCAAGCATGGAAGCTCTGGATTCCTTTGCATTTGCGTTCACAGCTTATGCGAAGAGCCCATGACTCCCCTTTACGCTCTCATGGTGGTACTTTTAAAACGCTTGAACTGATTCGCCGATTATTTTACTGGCCTGGAATGGTGCGAGACGTTCGCAACTATGTTAAGTCATGTGAAATATGCAAAATGTCTAAACACCCGAATCAGGTCCTGGGTCCTCCAATGGGAAATCAAACTATATCGATACGACCATTTCAACGATTCTACGTTGACCTCCTGGGACCCTATCCCCGGAGTAGATCTGGATTTATTGGCTTGTTGATAGTGCTTGACCACCATTCAAAGTTTCATTGGTTGTGTCCAGTTCGAAAATTTACTGCCTCAGTGATTCAGGAATTTTTGGAGAAACAGATATTTCATATTTATGGAGTCCCAGAAACAATCGTTAGCGATAATGGTAGTCAGTTTAAAGCCAACGATTTTAACGCTTTCCTGACTTCTTATGGAGTGAACCATATGTATAGAGCTATATACTCACCGCAGGCTAATGCCTCGGAAAGAGTCAACAGATCGATCATTGCAGGTATAAGGGCATACCTTAAAAAGGATCATAGATTATGGGATTTGCAATTAAGTGCTATTAGTTGTTCGCTACGAAATGCTTACCATCAGACAATCAACACCTCCCCTTGTTCGGTTTCAACATGATCACCCAAGGGTCATCATATGCCTTGTGGAAGAATTTGAACTTGTTAGATGAGCCCTGTGCAAATCTTACGAGAGATGATGTTTTACAAAATGGGAGGCAGGATATCAGGAAACATATTAGAAAGGCATACGAAACGAATCAAAAACAATACAATCTTCGATCTCGGTTACCCACATTTAAAATAGGACAAGAAGTATTCCGGAGGAATTTCGCACAAAGTAGCATGGAGAAAGGATTTAACGCTAAGTTGTCGCCAGTTTTCCTTAAGGCCCGAATACGAGCAAAGGTTGGAAATCAATATTACATTGTTGCAGATTTGGAAGGCAAAGATTTAGGATTTTTTCACGCAAAGGATATTCGATCCTAGGCGTTCGTTTTCGAGCTAATCCTGTTCAGTACCTTCCAGTATTATCTGGTTTTGTGATGAACGCCTTAGACAAACATTTCatggtttaaatttatttattaaattttgtttagaatattTATTCATgaaaaattaggaaaaaataaaacaaaaaaaaaacatatatataataagaaaattataaaataaaatgaataactaaatcatataaataaaataaaataaaataaaataaagaaataaaatatatacataaaataacataggtaacaaaatatataaataaataaaatgaataaatagCATGAATAACATAAATAacagaaattaataaattaaaataatataacaattccgaaaaaaatgggcAAGTAGTTTCCTTCACAATTCCACATTAGCATTGTTAGCTCTTTCCTGAAATAGCGTTTTTTTTACTGACGGCTAAAGTGGCAACTACCGTATTTCTTTAATAGACATGCGATATTGGTAATTCGAACCTTATGACAGATAATTCTACAGCTTTATTAAGTCAGCGATAGATTCTCCGACTTCCTTTCTGTTTGAGCTTTCAACCTATTAACATCGGAAACTAAagtggaaattaatttttataaaattaaagaaatcttAAAAGATTTTAAGTTCATATTGTTCCCCTTTGAAATATTTAAGTCTgtcatacaaacaaaaaaaggtaatttttacaaaaattctggaaaatcatTAAGAATCTTGGCCtcaaaattaaccaaatttttatgtGGTTTTCCAGTATCTTGCCCGGAAATTTGTGGCCCTAATACACAGAATTTGGGCAAACACCATAAATTTCGTATTTGCAAGCTCCAAATTCTTGGTCTTCAAAAAACGCAAAAATAAAAAGAGGCCACATTAAATTCGGCCCACGTGGCTGCCGCAATTTTCCGAGCCcattttttggaatttattgACGTCATTTGGTGGACATTTCTTTGAGAGACGGAAAAAAGCC
This is a stretch of genomic DNA from Haematobia irritans isolate KBUSLIRL chromosome 4, ASM5000362v1, whole genome shotgun sequence. It encodes these proteins:
- the LOC142235629 gene encoding uncharacterized protein LOC142235629; this translates as MITQGSSYALWKNLNLLDEPCANLTRDDVLQNGRQDIRKHIRKAYETNQKQYNLRSRLPTFKIGQEVFRRNFAQSSMEKGFNAKLSPVFLKARIRAKVGNQYYIVADLEGKDLGFFHAKDIRS